A window of Candidatus Methylomirabilota bacterium genomic DNA:
GTGTCTGTCGGGACCTCGGCCAATTCCGCCTTGGCCTCTGCCACCAGGTCCTCCACGACCTCTCCCGCCTCAGCGACCATCTCTTGACCCTTTTCATAGAGAGTGATGCCACCTTTAATCGTGGCCTTTGCCAGTGGCTTGACGATTGATGCAGCCAGAGGGATAACGACAGGGGCCAAAATGGCCGCGCCGATACCGATAGCCAACCCTGTCACGATGTTCCCCTTCAGCCCGTTCCCCAGTAGACCGTTATCCAGTAATCCCATGACGATCCTCCTTCTCCTTGAGATTTGCCGATACAATCATGTTGTCATGCTACGCTTCCCGAGGAGATCGTGTAAACAACTTCATTCATTACTTACCTCTTGTGACTCCCGCAACGCTCTCCGGGATCGCTCACGCCTGACATCCGGCTCCCAGGCTTTAGTGCTCGTCAAACCAGTACTGTCCCTGGTCATCCGTCA
This region includes:
- a CDS encoding DUF5132 domain-containing protein; this encodes MGLLDNGLLGNGLKGNIVTGLAIGIGAAILAPVVIPLAASIVKPLAKATIKGGITLYEKGQEMVAEAGEVVEDLVAEAKAELAEVPTDT